The following are from one region of the Amylibacter sp. IMCC11727 genome:
- a CDS encoding AtpZ/AtpI family protein produces the protein MTDGPDPDRLNALEAKLAEKRRANEPGPVEEHHLSQAQAGWRMVTELVAGLLLGFGLGYGLDVAFGTMPVFLIIFTLLGFAGGVRAMMRSAEEIAKKNAETHD, from the coding sequence ATGACTGATGGCCCTGACCCAGATCGATTGAACGCTCTTGAGGCGAAGCTTGCAGAGAAGCGACGGGCGAATGAGCCTGGACCTGTCGAAGAGCATCACCTGAGCCAAGCGCAAGCAGGTTGGCGGATGGTTACGGAGCTGGTGGCAGGATTGCTGTTGGGTTTCGGGTTGGGATACGGATTGGACGTCGCATTTGGGACCATGCCAGTTTTCCTGATCATTTTTACATTGCTGGGGTTTGCTGGCGGGGTTCGTGCGATGATGCGATCTGCCGAGGAAATCGCCAAAAAGAACGCGGAAACGCACGACTGA
- a CDS encoding F0F1 ATP synthase subunit A, with the protein MATEEGGSGLNIHPMDQFLIKPLFGDSGLVGTFTITNVTLWMALSVVCIIVLMVLGTRGRAIVPSRSQSIAEVLYGFIHKMIEDTTGKDGLAYFPYIFTLFIFILVANIIGLLPMSFTSTSHIAVTATLAMAVFLAVTAIGFAKNGLGFLGMFWVSSAPLALRPILALIEIISYFVRPVSHSIRLAGNMMAGHAVIKVFAGFAVVTWIAPASILAITAIYALEMLVVCIQAYVFTILTCVYLKDALHPSH; encoded by the coding sequence GTGGCGACAGAAGAAGGTGGCTCAGGCCTCAACATTCACCCGATGGACCAATTCCTGATCAAGCCGCTGTTTGGTGACAGTGGTCTGGTTGGAACATTTACAATCACAAACGTGACGCTTTGGATGGCGTTGTCTGTGGTTTGTATTATCGTTCTGATGGTTTTGGGCACACGGGGCCGCGCGATTGTTCCATCCCGCAGTCAGTCCATTGCGGAAGTTCTGTACGGTTTCATCCACAAGATGATTGAAGATACAACAGGCAAAGACGGTTTGGCGTACTTCCCTTACATCTTTACCCTGTTCATCTTTATTCTTGTGGCGAACATCATTGGTCTGTTGCCAATGTCATTCACATCCACATCTCACATTGCGGTTACTGCAACTTTGGCGATGGCGGTGTTCTTGGCGGTGACTGCGATCGGCTTTGCCAAGAACGGTTTGGGGTTCTTGGGGATGTTCTGGGTATCCTCTGCGCCATTGGCTTTGCGTCCAATCCTCGCGCTGATCGAAATTATCTCTTACTTCGTGCGCCCTGTGAGCCACTCCATTCGTTTGGCAGGCAACATGATGGCGGGTCACGCAGTTATCAAAGTATTCGCGGGTTTCGCGGTTGTTACATGGATTGCGCCAGCATCCATTCTGGCGATCACAGCGATCTACGCGCTCGAAATGCTCGTTGTCTGTATTCAGGCATACGTGTTCACCATTCTGACTTGTGTGTATTTGAAAGATGCGCTGCATCCTTCCCACTAA
- a CDS encoding F0F1 ATP synthase subunit C translates to MEGNITEMGQLMGAGLACIGMGGAAIGVGNVVGNYLAGALRNPSAAAGQTATMFIGIAFAEALGIFSFLVALLLMFAV, encoded by the coding sequence ATCGAAGGTAACATCACAGAAATGGGTCAACTGATGGGCGCAGGCCTTGCATGTATCGGCATGGGCGGTGCGGCAATCGGTGTGGGCAACGTGGTAGGCAACTACTTGGCAGGCGCTCTGCGCAACCCATCTGCGGCTGCTGGCCAAACTGCGACGATGTTCATCGGTATCGCGTTTGCTGAAGCTTTGGGGATCTTCTCGTTCCTCGTTGCTTTGCTGCTGATGTTTGCTGTTTAA
- a CDS encoding F0F1 ATP synthase subunit B' — MATGNEFVSACVHPETGGALGMPQLCFDWYSNQIFWLVVTMVVVFLIMSRIALPRIASVLAERHGAIQSDLDKAEAMKAQAVEAENAYNQALVDARAQAAEIVAEARADIQKDLDAAIAKADAEIAAKSAESEVAIKEIRDNAMSAVKDVANDTAAEIVKAIMPGAADAKTVKAAVAARLKG; from the coding sequence ATGGCAACTGGAAACGAATTTGTGAGCGCATGTGTCCATCCCGAAACGGGTGGTGCCTTGGGTATGCCGCAGTTGTGTTTTGATTGGTATTCCAATCAAATCTTCTGGTTGGTTGTCACTATGGTTGTGGTCTTCTTGATCATGAGCCGTATCGCTCTGCCACGGATTGCTTCGGTTTTAGCCGAGCGTCATGGCGCGATTCAAAGCGATCTGGACAAAGCTGAGGCGATGAAAGCCCAAGCTGTTGAAGCAGAAAACGCCTACAATCAAGCGTTGGTCGATGCGCGTGCCCAAGCGGCCGAGATCGTTGCCGAAGCGCGTGCTGACATTCAGAAAGATCTGGATGCCGCCATCGCGAAAGCAGACGCAGAGATTGCAGCGAAGTCTGCCGAATCCGAAGTGGCGATCAAAGAGATCCGCGACAACGCAATGTCAGCCGTCAAAGATGTGGCGAACGACACAGCGGCAGAAATCGTAAAAGCGATTATGCCAGGTGCGGCGGATGCCAAAACAGTCAAAGCGGCAGTTGCTGCACGTTTGAAAGGATAA
- a CDS encoding F0F1 ATP synthase subunit B yields the protein MKVQYILPAFVLGATPAFAASGPFFSLGNTDFVVAIAFVLFIGVLIYFKVPGMIVGLLDKRAEGIQSELDEARALREEAQSILATYERKQKEVAAQAEQIVANAKSEAQAAAEQAKEDIKTSIARRLQAAEDQITSAQASAVKEVRDTAASVAVAAASDVIAKGMTAKDAGSLIDAAIADVGDKLH from the coding sequence ATGAAAGTTCAATACATTCTTCCTGCGTTTGTTCTTGGTGCGACACCTGCTTTTGCGGCAAGCGGCCCATTCTTCAGCCTTGGCAACACAGACTTTGTTGTTGCCATTGCGTTTGTTCTGTTCATCGGTGTTTTGATTTATTTCAAAGTGCCTGGCATGATTGTTGGCTTGCTCGACAAGCGCGCTGAGGGGATCCAGTCCGAGTTGGACGAAGCCCGTGCATTGCGCGAAGAAGCACAGTCCATCTTGGCCACGTATGAGCGCAAGCAAAAAGAAGTGGCTGCGCAAGCAGAACAGATCGTGGCAAATGCCAAATCCGAAGCGCAAGCGGCAGCGGAACAAGCAAAAGAGGACATCAAAACCTCTATTGCGCGTCGTCTGCAAGCCGCTGAGGATCAGATCACATCTGCCCAAGCATCTGCGGTGAAAGAAGTACGCGATACGGCTGCATCCGTGGCTGTTGCTGCTGCGAGCGATGTGATCGCCAAAGGCATGACTGCGAAAGACGCAGGTAGCCTGATCGACGCCGCAATCGCGGACGTAGGCGATAAACTGCACTGA
- a CDS encoding metalloregulator ArsR/SmtB family transcription factor, which yields MTAQITDATATFKALGDPTRQQILSLLCEREMTIAEVADQFEMSRTGVKKHLTLLEKGRLIKVREQGREKVNALNREGFSQLESWLKFFDRFWDNKLAALKAAAEKDFNDE from the coding sequence ATGACAGCCCAAATAACAGACGCAACCGCCACGTTCAAAGCTTTGGGCGATCCGACGCGACAACAAATTTTATCCCTGTTGTGCGAACGGGAGATGACCATTGCAGAGGTTGCCGATCAGTTTGAGATGTCCCGCACAGGTGTAAAAAAGCATCTGACCCTGCTGGAGAAAGGCAGGTTGATCAAGGTGCGCGAACAGGGCCGCGAAAAGGTGAATGCGTTGAACCGGGAGGGATTTTCACAATTGGAAAGCTGGCTGAAATTCTTTGATCGGTTCTGGGACAACAAACTGGCCGCTTTGAAAGCCGCCGCAGAAAAGGACTTTAACGATGAATGA
- a CDS encoding SRPBCC domain-containing protein → MNETAIEKTVFLGVPIEAAWGFLTEAKKLEQWFFKTDADFEEGAEYTLYSREEEGAKRCWGEVLEMSAPNRLRQSFTIAPLGGVMTELLWELNAVEGGTRIKLTHTGIEAAGEAAFGLMSALDDGWDKHFAHMREAVAG, encoded by the coding sequence ATGAATGAGACAGCAATTGAAAAGACAGTTTTCTTGGGTGTGCCGATTGAGGCCGCATGGGGATTTCTGACAGAAGCGAAAAAGCTGGAGCAGTGGTTTTTCAAAACGGATGCGGATTTTGAGGAAGGGGCGGAGTATACGCTTTACAGTCGTGAAGAAGAGGGCGCAAAGCGGTGCTGGGGCGAGGTGCTGGAAATGTCCGCGCCCAACCGTTTGCGCCAGTCGTTCACCATCGCGCCCCTTGGTGGTGTGATGACCGAGTTGCTGTGGGAGTTGAATGCGGTTGAAGGTGGGACGCGAATTAAGCTGACCCACACAGGCATCGAGGCAGCGGGTGAGGCGGCCTTTGGCTTAATGTCTGCGCTGGATGATGGGTGGGACAAGCACTTTGCCCATATGCGCGAGGCTGTGGCTGGATAA
- a CDS encoding homoserine dehydrogenase encodes MTKSLRLGIAGLGTVGAGVIKIVQQNAALLTARSGTSIEVTAVCAQSRSKDRGVDLSTYAWEDDPVALAKRDDVDVYVELMGGEDGPAKASVEAAIAAGKHVVTANKALLAHHGHALASAAETAGISLRYEAAVAGGIPIIKALTEGLAGNKIERIMGVMNGTCNYILTRMEHSGLPYADIFEEANQLGYLEADPNLDVGGIDAAHKLVLLSSIAYGTQVDFASAQLQGIGEISIDDITAAKDMGYRIKLLGLSQMTDKGLEQTMQPCLVPYNSPLGQLEGGTNMVVVEGDNVGQIVLRGAGAGEGPTASAVMGDVMDIARGITIPTFGIPAAQLTNAPAAQSTTPSAYYIRMSLRDAPGVLANIAKALGDAGISIDRLRQQNHTGDSAPVLIVTHPTEPSNVDKALAAIAQNSDTTSAPIALKIVEV; translated from the coding sequence ATGACCAAATCACTTCGTCTCGGCATTGCTGGCCTTGGAACCGTTGGCGCGGGTGTCATTAAGATCGTACAACAAAATGCGGCGCTGCTCACAGCACGCTCTGGCACATCAATCGAAGTGACCGCCGTCTGCGCTCAGTCGCGCAGCAAAGACCGTGGTGTCGACCTGTCCACATACGCATGGGAAGACGACCCCGTTGCGCTGGCCAAACGCGACGATGTGGATGTGTATGTGGAACTCATGGGCGGCGAAGACGGCCCTGCCAAAGCCTCTGTCGAAGCGGCCATCGCCGCAGGCAAACATGTGGTAACCGCCAACAAGGCGCTTCTTGCGCATCACGGTCACGCACTGGCTTCTGCTGCCGAAACTGCGGGCATCTCTTTGCGCTACGAAGCAGCCGTTGCAGGGGGCATCCCCATCATCAAAGCCCTCACCGAAGGGCTCGCGGGGAACAAGATCGAACGGATTATGGGCGTTATGAACGGCACCTGCAACTATATCCTAACGCGCATGGAACATTCCGGCCTGCCCTACGCTGATATCTTCGAAGAAGCCAACCAGCTTGGCTATCTCGAAGCAGACCCAAATCTCGATGTGGGTGGAATTGACGCCGCGCACAAACTGGTGCTGCTGTCCTCCATTGCCTATGGCACCCAAGTGGACTTCGCCTCTGCACAACTGCAAGGCATTGGCGAGATTTCCATCGACGACATTACCGCAGCCAAAGACATGGGATACCGCATCAAGCTGCTCGGCCTATCGCAAATGACAGACAAGGGTTTGGAGCAAACCATGCAGCCTTGCCTCGTCCCATACAACTCCCCTCTGGGTCAGCTCGAAGGCGGCACAAACATGGTCGTGGTCGAAGGCGACAATGTGGGCCAGATCGTTTTACGCGGTGCAGGTGCTGGCGAAGGGCCAACTGCCTCCGCTGTTATGGGCGATGTGATGGACATTGCGCGCGGCATCACAATCCCAACCTTTGGCATCCCAGCGGCACAACTCACAAACGCCCCCGCCGCGCAGTCCACTACTCCCTCTGCCTATTACATCCGCATGAGCCTGCGCGATGCACCTGGTGTGCTTGCAAACATCGCCAAAGCACTGGGTGATGCGGGCATTTCAATAGACCGCCTGCGCCAACAAAACCACACAGGCGACAGCGCTCCGGTTTTGATCGTCACACACCCCACCGAACCGTCCAACGTCGACAAAGCTTTGGCCGCAATCGCCCAAAACAGCGATACCACCAGCGCCCCAATCGCCCTGAAGATTGTCGAGGTTTAA
- a CDS encoding TetR/AcrR family transcriptional regulator, whose translation MARKSGSSSQKTRPLVRAAALRLFARDGYAAVSMRQIAAEVGVQAGALYRYTPDKQSLLFELMQVHMEELLAAWSDVAGDGSGLEQLDKFVRFHIHHHLDRVDAVFISYMELRNLTPENFAVIEGLRADYERILERILQDCGVTQDDGKMTTLAVLAMLTGVNTWYRDGGRLDRAAIAETYVGMVRRLIRAS comes from the coding sequence ATGGCACGCAAATCTGGTTCAAGTTCGCAAAAAACACGGCCCCTGGTGCGGGCGGCAGCGTTGCGCTTGTTTGCCCGCGATGGCTATGCTGCCGTCTCTATGCGCCAGATCGCGGCAGAGGTGGGTGTGCAGGCGGGGGCGCTGTATCGATATACCCCTGACAAACAAAGCCTGTTGTTCGAATTGATGCAGGTTCACATGGAAGAGTTGTTGGCGGCTTGGTCAGACGTGGCGGGTGATGGCAGTGGGCTTGAGCAGCTTGATAAGTTTGTGCGGTTTCACATCCACCATCATTTGGATCGCGTGGACGCAGTGTTCATTTCCTATATGGAACTGCGCAATCTGACCCCAGAGAATTTCGCCGTGATCGAAGGGTTGCGTGCGGACTATGAGCGGATATTAGAGCGCATCTTGCAAGATTGCGGTGTGACGCAGGATGACGGCAAGATGACCACACTCGCGGTTCTGGCGATGCTGACGGGAGTAAACACATGGTATCGCGACGGCGGGCGATTGGATCGTGCCGCCATCGCAGAAACCTATGTTGGAATGGTGCGCCGATTGATTAGGGCCAGTTAA